The following are encoded in a window of Saccharothrix longispora genomic DNA:
- a CDS encoding ABC transporter ATP-binding protein translates to MSKSFRAGDGATAVLDGVDLDVEAGQFVTLLGASGCGKSTLLNLIAGLDRPSAGTIDTGGDRTALMFQEHALFPWLTAGRNIELVLRLRGLGKAERRAEAERLLEVVRLTGAHGKRVHELSGGMRQRVALARALAQDCRLLLMDEPFAALDAITRDVLHEELTRLWRETGLSVLFVTHNVREAVRLAQRVVLMSSRPGRIAREWRVDIPHPRRGEDPAVASLSVEITEVLRSEIRRHGRT, encoded by the coding sequence GTGTCGAAGTCCTTCCGCGCCGGCGACGGGGCGACCGCCGTGCTGGACGGCGTCGACCTGGACGTCGAAGCGGGCCAGTTCGTCACGCTGCTCGGCGCGTCCGGCTGCGGCAAGTCCACCCTGCTCAACCTGATCGCGGGGCTGGACCGGCCCTCGGCCGGGACCATCGACACCGGCGGCGACCGGACCGCGCTGATGTTCCAGGAGCACGCGCTGTTCCCGTGGCTCACCGCGGGCCGCAACATCGAGCTGGTGCTGCGGCTGCGCGGGCTGGGCAAGGCCGAGCGCCGGGCCGAGGCGGAGCGCCTGCTGGAGGTCGTCCGGCTCACGGGCGCGCACGGCAAGAGGGTGCACGAGCTGTCGGGCGGGATGCGGCAGCGCGTCGCGCTCGCCCGCGCGCTGGCGCAGGACTGCCGCCTGCTGCTGATGGACGAGCCGTTCGCCGCGCTGGACGCGATCACCCGGGACGTGCTGCACGAGGAGTTGACCCGCCTCTGGCGGGAGACCGGGCTGTCCGTGCTGTTCGTGACGCACAACGTGCGCGAGGCGGTGCGACTGGCCCAGCGGGTGGTGCTGATGTCCTCCCGCCCCGGTCGGATCGCCCGCGAGTGGCGCGTCGACATCCCCCACCCGCGTCGCGGCGAGGACCCCGCGGTGGCGAGCCTGTCGGTCGAGATAACCGAGGTGCTGCGCAGTGAGATCCGACGGCATGGCAGGACCTGA